In Cyanobacteriota bacterium, a genomic segment contains:
- a CDS encoding DUF3110 domain-containing protein, whose protein sequence is MQVFVLLFNAGTDQEGIHTLKMMDPELGERNVVLMFEAEDDATRFSLMLEAQDFPAA, encoded by the coding sequence ATGCAGGTATTTGTACTGTTGTTTAATGCTGGCACCGACCAAGAGGGCATCCATACTCTGAAGATGATGGATCCTGAACTTGGAGAGCGCAACGTAGTGCTCATGTTTGAAGCCGAGGATGACGCAACACGCTTCAGTTTGATGCTAGAAGCGCAGGATTTTCCGGCGGCAA